A single window of Thalassoroseus pseudoceratinae DNA harbors:
- the tgt gene encoding tRNA guanosine(34) transglycosylase Tgt — translation MSHFAFELEQTDPTGARAGIWRTPHGSVKTPAFMPVGTLASVKGITPDQLRDARVQMVLANTYHLALRPGADVVADMGGLHQFMQWDGPILTDSGGFQVFSLAQLSDLNDERVVFRSHIDGSPFELTPEKAVHIQEQLGADCIMCLDECPPIESQPKSEAAQTERLEIAVRRTTAWARRCRDAQRRDDQALFGIVQGGIDPKLREKSACELLELDFPGYAVGGLSVGEDPVDMYRTLDFTTPHLPTDRPRYLMGVGRPLDLIEGVLRGIDLFDCVMPTRNGRNATAFTSVGRVRMRNLSHQRDDAPLDPNCACLTCRTFSRAYLRHLFVAGEMLGPILLSLHNIAYYQTLLRDLRSAIESGSAAEFRTRYLAAPNESV, via the coding sequence ATGAGTCATTTTGCCTTTGAATTGGAACAGACAGACCCAACCGGTGCGAGAGCCGGAATTTGGCGAACGCCGCACGGTTCCGTAAAAACGCCAGCATTTATGCCGGTGGGTACGTTGGCGAGCGTGAAAGGCATCACGCCGGATCAATTGCGGGATGCCCGCGTGCAGATGGTGCTGGCGAACACCTACCATTTAGCGCTTCGTCCCGGTGCGGATGTTGTAGCCGATATGGGTGGACTGCATCAGTTCATGCAATGGGATGGGCCAATTCTGACGGACAGCGGTGGGTTTCAAGTTTTCAGCTTGGCTCAATTGTCGGACCTCAACGATGAACGCGTGGTGTTCCGGTCTCACATCGACGGTTCGCCGTTCGAGCTCACGCCGGAGAAGGCCGTCCACATTCAAGAGCAACTCGGTGCGGACTGCATCATGTGCCTGGATGAATGTCCGCCAATCGAGTCGCAACCCAAATCTGAAGCTGCACAAACGGAACGTTTGGAAATCGCTGTCCGTCGCACAACTGCATGGGCTCGGCGGTGTCGGGATGCTCAAAGACGCGATGATCAAGCGTTGTTTGGAATCGTGCAGGGCGGGATCGATCCAAAGCTGCGGGAAAAGTCAGCGTGTGAATTGCTGGAACTCGACTTCCCGGGTTACGCGGTTGGTGGGCTGAGCGTTGGCGAAGATCCGGTCGATATGTACCGTACTCTGGATTTCACCACGCCGCATCTGCCCACGGATCGACCGCGATATCTGATGGGGGTCGGTCGGCCGCTTGACTTAATCGAAGGTGTTCTGCGTGGCATTGACCTGTTCGATTGCGTCATGCCGACTCGCAACGGACGCAACGCGACGGCGTTTACATCGGTCGGCCGTGTGCGGATGCGGAACCTTAGCCATCAACGCGATGATGCTCCATTGGACCCGAATTGCGCGTGTTTGACGTGTCGCACGTTCAGCAGGGCTTACCTGCGTCACCTATTCGTCGCGGGCGAAATGTTGGGGCCGATTCTGCTATCGTTGCACAACATCGCTTACTATCAAACCTTGCTTCGAGACCTTCGATCGGCCATTGAATCTGGTTCTGCGGCGGAGTTTCGCACCCGATACCTTGCCGCCCCGAATGAGTCCGTCTAA
- the yajC gene encoding preprotein translocase subunit YajC, whose product MFNLAWFSTFLLLAEEAANKPNAPEPPNLLMWMFPFLAIMILFQFMFSPQKKEQKRVEQLKSSLKKNDSIVTAGGILGTIVQVHTERDEATVKVDENTRLRMKLGSIYAAGSATDSDKKSDTESK is encoded by the coding sequence ATGTTCAATTTGGCTTGGTTTTCGACGTTTTTGCTCCTCGCCGAGGAGGCAGCCAACAAACCTAATGCGCCAGAACCTCCGAATCTGCTGATGTGGATGTTCCCGTTCTTGGCGATCATGATTCTCTTTCAATTCATGTTCAGCCCACAGAAAAAAGAACAAAAACGGGTCGAGCAGTTGAAATCGTCGTTGAAGAAGAACGATTCGATCGTCACAGCGGGCGGCATTTTGGGAACCATTGTGCAAGTTCACACCGAACGCGACGAAGCCACTGTGAAAGTCGACGAAAACACGCGGTTGCGAATGAAGCTCGGCAGCATTTATGCAGCGGGCTCGGCGACCGATTCCGACAAGAAATCGGATACCGAGTCAAAGTAA
- the secD gene encoding protein translocase subunit SecD: MSERTVRTRQSAATRLRYCGLVIVLIGLFGGSSGCGKPSPIPALRDLGAEVKINRDERRRITMVRFPAGADDAALEPITQIGDTSMLTDIDLSQTAITDEGLKSLAGLKNLQVLNLDGTQVTDAALPELAKHPKLRELSIADTSITDEGLLEHIGDFESLTILDIARPGKPEKPEPHTMLSALDFGIDLAGGTNLIYQVDRVALQEKIQEELDQAGDEAAVTRGQIEERISGDVMDQMVGAVSRRLNPSGVEEITVRRVGSDRIEVIIPKADRETIERKKAEMTRLGSLEFAILGTSFNPEHEKFYEQITEQGTDDLYIEGELRASWRSVGVGKDGRPKPVSFDDNSDQYPVYSDSQGRALVIFERKNDRVTGEYLRNASPTTDENGRLAVSFQFYPQGATRFSRLTANHQGGEQRKYRLSILLDGLIHSAPSINSVISSQGQITGRFTREEVDELVNVLNAGALAVPILKDPISEQTVSPLLGEEVRRKGIMAIGIAGAAVFVFMLLYYRFAGVVANTCLLLNILLVIGTMAMIDATFTLPGLAGIVLTIGMAVDANVLIFERMREERTRGSSPRMAIQNGFGRAFTAIVDANMTTLIVAVVLYMIGTDQVRGFAVTLFIGIIMSMFTALYFGRLVFDLCERKRWIKEPIGKSFLTPPHLDFIGKRRIAFVVSIVLIVAGMSTLFMRGSDNLDIDFSGGTMLTFELTEPQEFSDVKAALQAGFEDETITVEKLSDIGEDTGSEKGRMFRVRSKKPDTEVVEDEVRSILKEQNYQLQTVAATVGEIQAGKEDAEEEATDSFRGHRVPVTFNPPIAESRIRQAFENALGELSQPIPDSDKTEPVYERPESLFKIVDLEESSEVQEGEDGSAQTETVYASATIQVVPVVERENLDKAVSNMVSGFAEADFAEVNNFSSSVGDEMQQSALMAMLVSLVAIVAYIWFRFQRITFGLAAVLALVHDVLVVLGGVALVSYGASQLGITVLKLEDFKINLPMIAAFMTIVGYSLNDTIVVFDRIREVRGKNPALTEQMINTSLNQTLSRTLLTSLTTWIVVAILYWFGGEGIHGFAFCLVLGVIVGTYSSIYVASPALLWLMNRGNRTKAA; this comes from the coding sequence ATGTCAGAACGGACGGTTCGGACTCGTCAGTCCGCAGCGACCCGACTTCGGTATTGTGGTTTGGTCATTGTGCTGATCGGGCTCTTCGGCGGTAGTAGTGGTTGTGGCAAGCCCAGCCCGATTCCGGCTTTGCGAGATCTGGGAGCCGAAGTTAAAATCAATCGGGATGAGCGTCGCCGCATCACCATGGTGCGTTTCCCCGCGGGAGCCGATGATGCCGCTCTCGAACCGATTACGCAGATCGGCGATACCAGCATGCTGACCGATATCGACCTGTCCCAAACCGCCATCACCGACGAGGGGCTGAAGTCGCTAGCAGGCTTGAAGAATCTTCAGGTCTTGAACCTGGATGGAACACAAGTCACTGATGCCGCCTTGCCCGAATTGGCCAAGCATCCCAAGTTGCGGGAACTTTCAATCGCTGACACGAGCATCACAGACGAAGGCTTGCTCGAACACATTGGCGACTTTGAGAGCCTGACAATTCTCGACATCGCTCGTCCCGGCAAACCGGAAAAACCCGAACCCCATACCATGCTCTCCGCATTGGATTTCGGGATCGACCTCGCCGGTGGAACCAACTTGATCTACCAAGTCGACCGAGTCGCACTTCAAGAGAAGATTCAAGAAGAGTTGGATCAAGCCGGTGATGAAGCAGCTGTCACAAGAGGGCAAATCGAAGAACGCATCTCCGGTGATGTGATGGATCAAATGGTCGGGGCGGTTTCCCGGCGTTTGAATCCCTCTGGTGTTGAAGAAATTACCGTTCGCCGCGTGGGATCCGACCGGATTGAGGTCATCATTCCGAAAGCGGACCGCGAGACAATTGAACGCAAAAAGGCTGAGATGACCCGTTTGGGCAGTCTCGAATTCGCGATCTTGGGAACGTCATTCAATCCCGAGCATGAAAAGTTTTACGAGCAGATCACCGAGCAAGGAACCGACGATCTTTACATCGAAGGCGAACTGCGAGCCAGTTGGCGTTCTGTCGGTGTCGGCAAAGATGGCCGACCGAAGCCTGTTTCCTTTGACGACAACTCCGATCAGTATCCGGTCTACAGTGATTCTCAAGGCCGTGCGTTGGTGATCTTCGAGAGAAAAAATGATCGCGTCACGGGGGAATACCTTCGGAATGCTTCGCCGACCACTGACGAGAACGGTCGATTGGCTGTGAGTTTTCAGTTCTATCCGCAAGGGGCGACCCGCTTCTCCCGCTTGACCGCGAACCACCAAGGTGGCGAGCAGCGGAAATACCGTTTGTCGATTCTGTTGGATGGTTTGATTCATTCGGCACCGAGCATCAACAGTGTGATTTCCTCACAAGGGCAGATCACCGGTCGGTTCACTCGCGAAGAAGTCGACGAGTTGGTGAATGTCCTGAACGCTGGTGCTCTGGCAGTGCCAATCCTGAAAGACCCCATCAGCGAGCAAACCGTTAGCCCGCTGCTTGGTGAAGAAGTGCGACGAAAAGGAATTATGGCCATCGGAATTGCCGGTGCCGCCGTCTTCGTCTTCATGCTTCTTTATTACCGTTTTGCCGGTGTGGTGGCCAACACCTGCTTGCTGCTCAACATTCTTCTGGTCATCGGTACGATGGCCATGATCGACGCCACATTCACACTGCCAGGTTTGGCGGGGATCGTGTTGACGATCGGGATGGCAGTGGATGCAAACGTGCTGATCTTTGAGCGGATGCGAGAGGAACGAACACGCGGTTCCAGCCCACGTATGGCGATTCAAAACGGTTTTGGCCGAGCCTTTACCGCGATTGTCGATGCCAACATGACGACCTTAATCGTCGCCGTCGTGCTCTACATGATTGGTACCGACCAAGTCCGGGGATTTGCCGTGACTTTGTTCATCGGGATCATCATGTCGATGTTCACCGCACTCTACTTCGGACGTTTGGTCTTCGATCTGTGTGAACGCAAACGTTGGATCAAAGAGCCGATCGGCAAGTCGTTCCTCACACCACCGCATTTGGATTTCATCGGCAAACGCCGCATTGCGTTTGTTGTCTCGATCGTGTTGATTGTCGCTGGTATGAGCACGCTCTTCATGCGGGGATCGGACAATCTGGACATCGACTTCAGCGGCGGCACGATGCTGACGTTTGAACTGACCGAGCCTCAAGAGTTCAGTGATGTCAAAGCCGCATTGCAGGCTGGTTTCGAAGACGAGACCATCACCGTCGAGAAACTCAGCGACATCGGGGAAGATACCGGTTCCGAGAAAGGGCGGATGTTCCGTGTTCGCTCCAAGAAGCCGGATACCGAGGTGGTGGAAGATGAAGTTCGGTCAATTCTGAAAGAACAGAATTATCAGCTGCAAACCGTTGCTGCGACCGTCGGCGAAATCCAAGCCGGAAAAGAGGACGCGGAAGAAGAAGCAACCGATAGTTTCCGCGGTCATCGCGTGCCGGTCACGTTCAACCCACCAATCGCGGAAAGCCGAATCCGTCAGGCGTTCGAGAACGCATTAGGGGAACTCAGCCAACCAATTCCCGATTCGGATAAGACGGAACCCGTTTACGAACGACCGGAGTCACTCTTCAAAATTGTCGATTTGGAAGAGTCTTCCGAAGTTCAAGAAGGCGAAGACGGCTCTGCTCAGACCGAAACGGTGTACGCATCCGCGACGATCCAGGTCGTTCCGGTTGTCGAGCGTGAGAATCTCGATAAAGCCGTGAGCAACATGGTCAGCGGATTTGCCGAGGCGGACTTCGCAGAAGTGAATAACTTCTCCAGTTCCGTCGGGGACGAAATGCAACAATCGGCCTTGATGGCGATGTTGGTGAGTTTGGTTGCCATCGTCGCTTACATTTGGTTCCGCTTCCAACGGATTACCTTCGGTTTGGCCGCTGTGTTGGCATTGGTGCACGACGTGCTTGTCGTGCTCGGCGGTGTGGCGTTGGTTTCCTACGGTGCGTCTCAACTGGGCATTACCGTCCTGAAGCTGGAAGACTTCAAAATCAATTTGCCGATGATTGCCGCATTCATGACGATTGTCGGTTACTCGCTCAACGATACGATCGTGGTGTTTGACCGAATCCGGGAAGTCCGTGGAAAGAACCCCGCTCTCACGGAGCAAATGATTAATACCAGCCTCAACCAAACGCTCTCACGAACGTTGCTGACATCGCTCACCACTTGGATTGTGGTTGCGATTCTCTACTGGTTCGGTGGCGAGGGGATTCATGGCTTCGCATTCTGTTTGGTGTTGGGCGTGATCGTCGGAACCTACAGTTCCATCTACGTTGCCAGCCCGGCTCTCCTTTGGCTGATGAACCGAGGAAACCGCACCAAAGCGGCGTGA
- a CDS encoding DUF1501 domain-containing protein: MMHHRRTFLADMGMGFTGLALGALLHREGVAKEHHWSPPTGQPHFTPKAKSVIWLFMNGGVSQMESFDPKPMLNKYGGKTIAETPFADAQDPEKLALERLVVPDGNGNQRNTLYPLQTGYRKHGESGIEISDWFPHLAKQADKLAVVRSMWTTDSNHGAQTQFHSGRHRNEGDFPTLGAWVHYGLGSLNENLPQFISIGKREYWNKRDGHYLGPSHDAVPLRIDPKNPLNYSRPARAFHPDERAIGENLIGQLNTIRGVEYPDDPALTARIASYELAFRMQQSVPDVVNFAQETAETQELYGINQPHSKQFGMQLLAARRMVERGVRFIQIQHGGGGAGAWDAHRGLKANHSKNAKAVDQPIGGLLADLDRRGLLDETLVVFASEFGRTPGSQSSDGRDHHIFGFSVWMAGGGLKRGVVHGATDEIGFHAVENRHYVTDIHATILKQLGLDSRRLEIPGRKRLDIDHGHPIDEIIA, encoded by the coding sequence ATGATGCATCATCGTCGCACCTTTCTGGCCGACATGGGTATGGGTTTCACAGGGTTGGCCCTGGGTGCCCTCTTACACCGTGAGGGAGTGGCCAAGGAACATCACTGGTCGCCACCGACCGGACAACCGCACTTCACTCCAAAGGCGAAGAGCGTCATTTGGTTGTTCATGAATGGCGGTGTCAGCCAGATGGAGAGTTTCGACCCGAAGCCGATGCTGAACAAGTACGGCGGAAAGACAATTGCCGAAACACCATTCGCCGATGCCCAGGATCCTGAAAAGTTGGCGTTGGAACGTTTGGTCGTTCCCGATGGTAATGGAAATCAACGCAACACCCTTTATCCGCTTCAGACGGGCTATCGAAAACACGGGGAAAGTGGAATCGAAATCAGCGATTGGTTTCCACACCTCGCCAAACAGGCGGACAAGCTGGCCGTCGTGCGTTCGATGTGGACGACCGACAGCAACCACGGAGCACAAACCCAATTCCACTCCGGGCGGCATCGCAATGAAGGAGATTTTCCGACCCTGGGGGCCTGGGTGCATTACGGGTTGGGCTCGCTCAACGAGAATCTACCGCAGTTCATTTCCATCGGCAAACGTGAGTACTGGAACAAGCGGGATGGACATTATCTGGGACCATCACACGACGCCGTTCCATTGAGAATTGATCCAAAGAACCCGCTGAATTACAGCCGTCCCGCTCGGGCGTTTCATCCAGACGAACGAGCAATCGGTGAGAATCTCATTGGGCAGCTAAATACAATTCGGGGCGTCGAGTACCCCGATGACCCCGCCCTCACCGCGAGAATCGCATCGTATGAACTTGCGTTTCGGATGCAGCAATCCGTCCCCGACGTTGTGAACTTCGCCCAAGAGACTGCCGAGACGCAGGAGTTGTACGGCATCAACCAGCCCCATTCAAAGCAATTCGGTATGCAGTTGCTCGCCGCCCGTCGCATGGTGGAACGTGGCGTGCGATTTATCCAGATTCAACATGGCGGCGGTGGAGCCGGAGCCTGGGACGCTCATCGCGGCTTGAAGGCTAATCACTCCAAGAACGCCAAGGCTGTCGATCAACCGATCGGTGGATTGCTCGCCGACTTGGATCGTCGAGGGCTTCTCGATGAAACTCTGGTCGTCTTCGCCTCCGAATTTGGTCGGACACCGGGATCGCAAAGTTCCGATGGTCGTGATCACCACATCTTTGGTTTCTCGGTTTGGATGGCAGGCGGTGGATTGAAACGCGGTGTTGTCCATGGTGCGACCGACGAGATTGGCTTCCACGCTGTAGAGAATCGCCATTATGTGACAGACATTCATGCCACGATTCTGAAACAACTCGGTCTCGATTCCCGCCGACTCGAAATCCCCGGTCGCAAACGGCTAGATATCGATCATGGCCACCCCATCGACGAGATTATCGCATAG
- a CDS encoding PSD1 and planctomycete cytochrome C domain-containing protein: MTIRHSLKSILQGVCYVLILSGGSSAFLGNCFASDDSQFYTDEVKPLLRERCYACHGALKQEADLRLDTGDFIRRGGDSGSAIDLTSVESSLILDRISDPDPALRMPPEFEGEPLSAKQIEIIRQWIANGANAPADEKPEDDPKDHWAFQPIVRPKTPVANSDWIQNPIDAFVAAGHQKHGLTPQPKADRLVLLRRLYLDLLGVPPTSAEIAAFEEDTSAEWYTKVVDQLLDDPRHGERWGRHWMDIWRYSDWWGLNKQLRNSQKHIWHWRDWIVESLNEDMPYDEMVRLMLAADELHPTDSDKLRATGYLARNFYLFNRAPWMEETVEHVSKGFLGITLNCARCHDHKFDPFDQEDFYRMRAFFEPYLVRQDLVPGETDFSRDGIPRVYDALLDKPTYLYIRGDERTPDKSTKIEPNVPTVLAFDELIVEPVSLPPEAWQPERRDGVLNSYIADATRQFEAAEEKLLKLRATQEISVTEETNVSQAESESAKTELELCELEFAVAKVALESVERRVKAVKASWDDADSESAHEAIRGERQLAVAKAQLELAKAQQKLTNAKDDQKSNAKKSVTAAEKVLAEAQTKLNKPISESETFTPFSGAKWSATRFLSSGKDDPPPSTPSTSTGRRTALANWITDRRNPLTARVAVNHIWTRHFGKPLVPTVFDFGRKGLPPTHPELLDWLAVELMESGWSMKHIHRLIVTSSTYRMSSTKIGAETNIEIDAENRFLWRRIPIRLESQAVRDSLLALAGTLDLSMGGPPIPSAAQAKSNRRSLYFFHSNNERNQFLTTFDEALVKDCYRREQSIIPQQALALTNSELVLDASKQIATRLSNTHKADENFIREAFRQLLGMNPNAEEIAASQQAISAWKSLEGKTNLDARVNLIWVLVNHNDFVTLR, encoded by the coding sequence ATGACGATACGACATAGCCTTAAATCGATTCTCCAAGGGGTCTGCTATGTGTTGATTCTTTCCGGTGGCAGTTCCGCGTTTCTTGGCAACTGTTTTGCCTCGGACGATTCGCAATTCTACACCGACGAGGTCAAACCTCTCCTGCGGGAACGATGCTACGCGTGTCACGGGGCGTTGAAACAAGAAGCTGACCTGCGTCTGGACACGGGTGATTTCATCCGACGCGGCGGCGATTCCGGATCGGCCATTGATCTGACATCCGTCGAAAGTAGTCTCATTCTGGACCGCATTTCGGATCCCGATCCGGCCTTGCGAATGCCGCCAGAATTTGAGGGAGAGCCGCTTTCCGCCAAACAGATTGAAATCATTCGCCAGTGGATTGCCAACGGAGCGAATGCTCCAGCCGATGAGAAACCCGAGGACGATCCCAAAGATCACTGGGCCTTTCAGCCGATTGTTCGCCCTAAAACACCGGTCGCGAACTCCGATTGGATTCAAAATCCGATTGACGCATTCGTGGCAGCGGGACACCAGAAACATGGTCTTACACCGCAACCGAAAGCAGATCGGCTGGTTTTGCTGCGTCGATTGTATCTCGACTTGCTCGGTGTACCGCCAACTTCCGCAGAGATCGCTGCCTTCGAGGAGGATACGTCGGCCGAGTGGTACACGAAAGTCGTCGATCAATTGCTCGATGATCCCCGACATGGAGAGCGTTGGGGACGTCATTGGATGGACATTTGGCGGTACAGTGATTGGTGGGGGTTGAACAAGCAACTCCGAAACAGCCAGAAACACATCTGGCATTGGCGGGATTGGATTGTGGAATCCCTGAACGAAGATATGCCGTATGACGAAATGGTGCGGCTCATGCTGGCTGCGGACGAGTTGCACCCCACGGACTCCGATAAACTGCGAGCCACCGGGTATCTCGCCCGGAATTTCTACCTGTTCAACCGAGCCCCATGGATGGAGGAAACGGTCGAGCATGTCAGCAAAGGTTTTCTTGGAATCACGCTCAATTGTGCCCGCTGTCACGATCACAAGTTTGATCCGTTTGATCAAGAAGATTTCTATCGGATGCGTGCATTCTTCGAGCCGTACCTCGTCCGACAGGACCTCGTGCCAGGGGAAACCGATTTTTCGCGTGATGGCATTCCGCGGGTCTACGATGCTCTGCTCGACAAACCGACGTATTTGTACATCCGTGGCGACGAACGCACGCCGGACAAATCGACCAAAATTGAACCGAACGTCCCGACTGTCTTGGCATTCGATGAACTGATCGTGGAACCCGTGTCGCTTCCGCCGGAAGCCTGGCAACCGGAGCGACGGGATGGGGTGCTCAACTCCTACATCGCGGATGCAACACGTCAATTCGAGGCCGCGGAAGAAAAACTCTTGAAACTACGAGCCACTCAGGAAATTTCAGTCACCGAGGAGACGAATGTCTCTCAGGCGGAAAGTGAATCCGCGAAAACCGAACTCGAACTGTGTGAACTTGAGTTTGCCGTCGCAAAAGTGGCCTTGGAAAGTGTGGAACGACGCGTAAAAGCCGTCAAAGCGTCTTGGGACGATGCGGATTCTGAGTCGGCTCATGAGGCCATCCGCGGGGAACGTCAGCTTGCAGTCGCCAAGGCCCAACTTGAGTTGGCCAAGGCTCAGCAAAAGCTCACGAATGCGAAAGACGATCAAAAGTCGAACGCGAAAAAATCCGTCACCGCGGCGGAAAAAGTCCTTGCGGAAGCTCAGACGAAGCTGAACAAACCAATTTCGGAATCAGAGACATTCACACCCTTTTCTGGTGCGAAATGGTCGGCTACTCGCTTCTTGAGCTCCGGAAAAGACGACCCGCCGCCATCGACGCCATCAACCAGCACCGGACGTCGGACAGCACTCGCGAACTGGATCACCGACCGACGAAATCCGCTGACGGCAAGGGTGGCCGTCAATCATATTTGGACGCGGCATTTCGGAAAACCGCTGGTGCCGACGGTGTTCGACTTCGGTCGCAAGGGTCTTCCTCCAACTCACCCCGAACTTCTCGACTGGCTTGCCGTCGAATTGATGGAGAGCGGGTGGAGCATGAAGCACATTCATCGCCTCATCGTCACCTCCAGCACCTATCGTATGAGTTCCACAAAAATCGGTGCGGAAACAAACATCGAAATCGATGCCGAGAATCGCTTTCTGTGGCGGCGAATCCCGATTCGATTGGAATCACAAGCAGTACGCGACTCGCTCTTAGCACTTGCCGGCACGTTGGATTTGTCGATGGGAGGACCGCCGATCCCCTCCGCCGCACAAGCGAAATCCAATCGACGGAGTCTCTACTTCTTCCACTCCAACAACGAACGCAACCAGTTTTTGACAACTTTCGATGAAGCGTTGGTGAAAGATTGTTATCGCCGCGAGCAAAGCATCATCCCACAGCAAGCGTTGGCGTTGACCAACAGCGAGCTTGTTCTGGATGCGTCAAAGCAGATTGCAACGCGACTCTCAAACACGCACAAGGCCGATGAAAATTTCATTCGCGAAGCGTTTCGCCAGTTGCTTGGAATGAATCCCAACGCGGAGGAGATTGCGGCCAGTCAGCAGGCGATCTCTGCTTGGAAGTCGCTCGAAGGCAAAACCAATCTCGATGCCCGCGTGAATCTTATTTGGGTATTGGTCAATCACAACGACTTTGTCACGTTGCGTTGA
- a CDS encoding sialidase family protein, with translation MVYSKVAIIASCFLSIVVTNKGMTQEVTSPFKIERTVATQGFDGKFCWVHARAGAVPSTAGSEAMVVMTLQKLQLSGSDVFYALNEMRTTNLGKSWTPPVELQSFARVPFAFDGHDDLEMTVCDFTPQWHAKTETLLGTGHTVVYENNRVRKIRPREVAYAVYHPSQETWAKWRTVELPNEPKFRNAGAGCGQRADLQNGEVLLPIYFKEIGETQYATTVLRCQFDGETLRYREHGTEMSVDVKRGLAEPSITEYDGRYFLTMRNDDHGYVSVSEGNDSLKFSPPKKWTFDDGSDLGNYNTQQHWVRHPIHGLWLVYTRRGADNDHVFRHRAPLFIAKVDPERLHVIRATEQIVVPEKGARLGNFGITEVSENETWITATEWMQGIPPNPHDPRPLVKRGADNRVWVVKLNWAKSASGAQ, from the coding sequence ATGGTCTATTCAAAAGTCGCAATCATTGCGAGTTGCTTCCTCTCGATTGTCGTCACGAACAAGGGTATGACGCAGGAAGTCACGTCTCCTTTTAAGATTGAACGCACGGTTGCCACGCAAGGATTTGATGGCAAGTTCTGTTGGGTCCATGCCCGAGCTGGGGCAGTTCCGTCAACAGCAGGTTCCGAGGCGATGGTTGTCATGACGCTTCAAAAGTTGCAGCTGTCCGGCTCCGATGTCTTTTATGCACTCAACGAAATGCGGACGACGAATCTCGGAAAGTCGTGGACTCCCCCCGTCGAACTTCAATCATTCGCCCGAGTTCCATTTGCGTTCGATGGGCACGATGATTTGGAAATGACGGTTTGTGATTTCACCCCGCAATGGCACGCGAAAACGGAAACACTCCTTGGAACCGGTCACACAGTTGTATACGAGAATAACCGCGTCCGCAAAATACGCCCACGTGAAGTTGCCTACGCGGTCTACCACCCAAGCCAAGAAACCTGGGCAAAATGGCGAACTGTCGAATTGCCGAATGAACCGAAATTTCGAAACGCCGGTGCCGGATGCGGACAACGTGCCGACCTGCAAAACGGCGAGGTTCTACTGCCGATCTACTTCAAAGAAATTGGTGAGACGCAATACGCCACGACGGTGCTGCGGTGTCAGTTCGATGGAGAAACGCTCCGCTACCGCGAACACGGTACCGAAATGAGCGTGGATGTAAAGCGTGGCCTCGCTGAGCCGTCAATCACGGAATACGATGGGCGATACTTTCTCACGATGCGTAACGACGATCATGGGTATGTCTCGGTCAGCGAGGGCAACGACTCATTGAAGTTTTCGCCGCCCAAGAAATGGACGTTTGACGACGGTTCGGACCTAGGAAATTACAACACGCAACAACATTGGGTCCGGCATCCAATCCATGGTCTATGGTTGGTTTACACACGTCGAGGGGCTGATAACGACCACGTCTTCCGTCACCGGGCGCCGCTGTTCATTGCCAAAGTCGACCCAGAACGATTGCACGTAATCCGCGCGACTGAGCAAATCGTTGTGCCGGAGAAGGGCGCACGTCTGGGAAATTTTGGCATCACGGAAGTCAGTGAAAACGAAACTTGGATCACCGCGACCGAGTGGATGCAAGGAATCCCCCCGAATCCGCACGACCCTCGGCCATTGGTGAAGCGTGGAGCCGATAATCGTGTTTGGGTTGTCAAACTAAATTGGGCGAAGTCCGCGTCTGGGGCACAGTGA
- a CDS encoding DUF1653 domain-containing protein → MSIHQGRYRHYKGHEYLVLGVARHSETEEELVVYRQDYGEKGLWVRPLAMFLETVEVEGQQVPRFQYLENE, encoded by the coding sequence ATGAGCATTCATCAAGGACGTTATCGTCACTACAAGGGACATGAGTATCTCGTACTGGGAGTCGCTCGGCACAGTGAAACGGAGGAAGAGTTAGTCGTCTACCGTCAAGATTATGGCGAGAAGGGGTTATGGGTGCGTCCACTCGCGATGTTTCTAGAGACTGTTGAAGTCGAAGGCCAACAAGTGCCTCGATTTCAGTATTTAGAGAATGAATAA
- a CDS encoding cupin domain-containing protein produces MDNLFADLPTDLPEELITVLAANQHVRIERIVSTGHKTADDSWYDQQETEWVVVLKGEATLVYADGESQQLTPGDWVLIPAHRKHRVDWTSPEEPTVWLAVFFQPESEND; encoded by the coding sequence ATGGACAATCTCTTCGCCGACTTGCCGACGGATCTGCCAGAAGAACTCATTACAGTTCTTGCTGCCAATCAGCACGTTCGCATCGAACGGATTGTCTCTACTGGACACAAGACCGCAGACGACTCTTGGTATGACCAACAGGAGACCGAATGGGTTGTTGTCTTGAAGGGGGAGGCGACTTTAGTCTATGCCGACGGCGAGTCACAACAGTTAACGCCCGGTGATTGGGTTTTGATTCCGGCTCACCGCAAACATCGCGTCGACTGGACATCACCAGAAGAGCCAACTGTTTGGCTGGCGGTTTTCTTTCAACCCGAATCAGAAAATGACTAA